From the Natronococcus sp. AD-5 genome, one window contains:
- a CDS encoding amidohydrolase family protein gives MALSSERSDSQSNTTPEIIDFGGHLVSDRVPFRPEQFERFGELVGPVYDDPEAYVDTQSAAGITGTVLVAPPYIEGDFDLEQHREANDVLLEIAGEYDHFVGALASIPFGYVGDGAAEEFERCLDEGFNGGVIGTINDDGVELVDRDVEPVLEVAAERGAPLMVHPRTQSSLDPDHNVLGDEYRNNAIFGREVTLMGSLTKVVHEGVLDRYPNLDLVYDHTGGNVASNLGRLEAHFQTERWPGDHEHVKEWAAFRTQLEERVYIRMSGYHGYQAPLRATLEEFPSSQVLFGTDFPLEVRTAEELADAVRSVDDLASETDARKIFSKNARELLVNVD, from the coding sequence ATGGCTCTGTCCTCGGAACGATCCGATTCTCAGTCGAACACAACGCCCGAAATCATCGACTTCGGCGGTCACCTCGTCTCCGATCGGGTGCCGTTTCGACCCGAGCAATTCGAGCGGTTCGGGGAACTCGTAGGACCCGTCTACGACGATCCAGAGGCGTACGTCGATACCCAGTCAGCTGCCGGGATCACCGGGACGGTCCTCGTCGCACCGCCCTACATCGAGGGCGACTTCGACCTTGAGCAACACCGCGAGGCGAACGACGTCCTCCTCGAGATCGCGGGGGAGTACGATCACTTCGTGGGTGCGCTGGCATCGATTCCGTTCGGGTACGTCGGAGACGGTGCCGCCGAGGAGTTCGAACGATGTCTGGACGAGGGGTTCAACGGCGGCGTGATCGGGACGATAAACGACGACGGCGTCGAACTCGTAGATCGAGACGTGGAACCGGTTCTCGAAGTGGCCGCCGAGCGGGGCGCACCGCTTATGGTCCATCCGCGGACGCAGTCGTCTCTGGATCCCGATCACAACGTGCTGGGTGACGAGTACCGCAACAACGCGATATTCGGTCGAGAAGTGACGTTGATGGGTAGCCTGACCAAGGTCGTCCACGAGGGAGTGCTCGATCGGTATCCGAACCTCGATCTGGTGTACGACCACACGGGCGGAAACGTCGCGAGCAACCTCGGTCGACTCGAGGCCCACTTCCAGACGGAGCGCTGGCCGGGCGACCACGAGCACGTCAAAGAGTGGGCGGCGTTCCGCACGCAGCTCGAAGAGCGCGTCTACATCCGGATGTCGGGGTACCACGGCTATCAGGCCCCGCTGCGAGCCACCCTCGAGGAGTTCCCCTCCTCGCAGGTGCTTTTCGGGACCGATTTTCCCCTGGAGGTCCGCACCGCGGAGGAACTCGCCGACGCCGTTCGTTCCGTCGATGACCTCGCCTCCGAAACCGACGCTCGAAAGATCTTCTCGAAAAACGCCCGCGAACTGCTCGTGAACGTCGACTGA
- a CDS encoding DsrE family protein produces the protein MNRRQYLAGTGVLVSSGAIGATETGRAHQNDDSSDRTGEETDDGRGPATRTVLHLSSDDAAEQEMALMNAKNLSEDPTVNNREIRFVANMRAIFAYVEGETEHADLVRSLAESGVEFKACENAMATLDVSESELLPVVDTVPSAVGEIAKRQAEGYGYLKVP, from the coding sequence GTGAATAGAAGACAATACCTCGCGGGAACGGGCGTACTGGTATCGAGCGGAGCGATCGGTGCTACGGAGACCGGTCGCGCACACCAGAACGACGATTCCTCCGATCGGACGGGCGAGGAGACGGACGACGGGCGAGGACCGGCGACCCGGACGGTCCTTCACCTCTCGAGCGACGACGCGGCGGAGCAAGAGATGGCGCTGATGAACGCGAAGAACCTCTCGGAGGACCCGACGGTCAACAACCGCGAGATCCGATTCGTCGCCAACATGCGGGCCATCTTCGCCTACGTCGAGGGCGAAACCGAGCACGCGGACCTCGTTCGATCCCTCGCGGAGTCGGGCGTCGAGTTCAAGGCGTGTGAAAACGCCATGGCGACGCTCGACGTCTCGGAGTCCGAACTCCTTCCGGTCGTCGACACGGTCCCCTCTGCAGTCGGGGAGATCGCCAAGCGTCAGGCGGAAGGGTACGGGTATCTGAAGGTCCCGTAA
- a CDS encoding NAD(P)/FAD-dependent oxidoreductase gives MGIGWAGDRRPDDYFGALEAAAERNSFPVPDRADVNVATIPRGPSLDPARVYYPEENVFLVGDAAGIANRYQGEGICQGIRSAYLLAELIADGNESAYPRKLYELMRSEYRLARLMCGAWVEHEDPELLASVAEALEGLTIDDITRRPAAVMRRVAGRPSTAIELISDAGMLRRFYGAYTDAWEYTSREGS, from the coding sequence GTGGGCATCGGCTGGGCGGGCGACCGGCGGCCCGACGACTACTTTGGCGCGCTCGAGGCCGCAGCCGAGCGGAACTCGTTCCCGGTCCCGGACCGGGCGGACGTGAACGTCGCCACCATCCCGAGAGGGCCGAGCCTCGACCCTGCCCGCGTCTACTATCCCGAGGAGAACGTGTTTCTCGTCGGCGACGCGGCCGGTATCGCCAACCGGTATCAGGGCGAGGGGATCTGTCAGGGGATCAGATCGGCGTACCTCCTCGCGGAGCTGATCGCGGACGGGAACGAGTCGGCGTATCCGCGGAAACTGTACGAACTGATGCGGTCGGAGTACCGACTCGCCCGGCTGATGTGCGGCGCGTGGGTCGAACACGAAGACCCCGAACTCCTGGCGTCCGTCGCGGAGGCGCTCGAAGGGCTGACGATCGACGACATCACGCGCCGACCCGCGGCCGTAATGAGACGCGTCGCGGGTCGACCGTCGACCGCGATCGAACTGATCTCCGACGCCGGAATGCTCCGGCGCTTCTACGGCGCCTATACCGACGCGTGGGAATATACTTCTCGGGAAGGATCGTGA
- a CDS encoding NAD(P)/FAD-dependent oxidoreductase: MDDTQSTAAVIGGSVSGFAAATGLFRRTGVDRVTVYERQEYDEKRVDCGEAINDSTLVPLEKTPENGFVNDVDGFQIRVYDGTDRPLDAPPLAKSNVRCEPGYICERPVVERRWAEELATRGVEFRTGRSVSPNDYADIVDSYDYIVDASSHPSLTLKARGTTREYTGDMVALNATVEGDFSAYANRPRIFFEGYVGYA, from the coding sequence ATGGACGACACTCAGTCGACTGCCGCGGTCATCGGCGGCTCGGTCTCCGGGTTCGCGGCGGCGACCGGATTGTTCCGACGAACCGGTGTCGACCGCGTGACCGTCTACGAACGCCAGGAGTACGACGAGAAGCGGGTCGACTGCGGCGAGGCGATCAACGACTCGACGCTGGTTCCGCTCGAGAAGACGCCCGAAAACGGATTCGTCAACGACGTCGACGGGTTCCAGATCCGCGTGTACGACGGGACGGACCGGCCGCTCGACGCCCCGCCGCTCGCGAAATCGAACGTACGTTGCGAGCCGGGATACATCTGCGAGCGCCCCGTCGTCGAACGGCGGTGGGCGGAGGAACTGGCAACCAGAGGCGTCGAGTTCCGGACCGGGCGATCGGTCTCGCCGAACGACTACGCGGACATCGTGGACTCGTACGACTACATCGTCGACGCGTCGAGTCATCCGTCTCTGACGCTCAAAGCGAGGGGAACTACGCGCGAGTACACCGGCGACATGGTCGCCCTCAACGCGACGGTCGAGGGCGACTTCTCGGCGTACGCGAATCGACCGCGGATCTTTTTCGAGGGATACGTCGGTTACGCCTAG